TCCATCGTCAGATCACGGGTGATGCCATTTTTGTAAAGCTTGAAGTTGATACGATAAATCGGCAGGCCATCCTGCTTTTCCTTGTCGTCGAAGTATGAAATCGTCACCGGCCAGACATTGTCCTTTGTGAACTTGCCCATTGCCTTGGTTTCGTCGTTCTTGGCTTCCTGCTCTTTACCGACAACAACAGTGGTCGCAACAACACGATCTGCATCTTCGGAAGCATCATAGAGTGTCGTCTGATAGAATTTTTCGCCAGCCGTCGCTTTCGCGATCAACTCTTCCATATGCGTTGTAGGGAACTGTGTGGCTTTTAGATCAAGCTTGTCTTCTTTGGGCTTTGACAATGCGACAACAGTTTTCCCGCCTTCAACCTTGGCATCACCACGCACTTCCTTAACCAGTTCCTTGTCAACAAAAGTCTTATTGGCAAAACGGAAGTCCTTTCCGTCAGCGCTCTCAAAACTTGTCGTCTGCTGATCGGTCACACGCTGTGGCTGCTCATCCATGTCAATACGCGTTACAAAACGGAAATTCGTCGTATAGCCTTCACATGCAGAACCATTGAACTCATAGACCATGCGCCCCGTCAGTCCACTAATCCCCGACTTCTCATCCGCACGATCCAATGTGAGATCATAAACGGCGCGATGCGGAATCAGCGACACCGTCGAGGCAGCATTGGCAACGCCACCCCAAACACAAACTGCCGCTCCACTTGCCACAAACGCCATTCTGAAAAAATGCATATAAGAATCTCCCGAACTGTTGAGCAGCATGATAAAAAAACTCGTGGCGGAAGCGAGGCAAAAAACGCACCTTTCCCAAAAGCTTCACCGATTCTATCTATTACGGCACTAAGTTAGCAAGGATTAATGGAATGACCGACACCATCGACAGCCGCCTGCAAAATTTGGGTATAACTTTGCCGGAAGCTGCGGCACCGGCTGCGAACTACGTACCTTTCGCACAAACAGGCTCGCTGCTGCTGACTTCAGGTCAGCTTCCATTGGAAAATGGCAAGCTTGTTCATACCGGCCAAATCGGCGATGCGCTTACGGTCGCCCATGGTCAGGCTGCGGCACGCGCCTGCGCAGTCAACATTCTCGCACAAGCGAAAGCAGCGCTTGGTGATCTGAACAAGATCAAGCGCATCGTAAAGATCACCGTGTTCGTTTCCTCGACAGCTGATTTCGTTGAACAGCATCTGGTTGCCAATGGCGCATCTGACCTGCTCGTTGCCGTTCTTGGCGATGCTGGCAAGCACGCACGTTCGGCGGTCGGCGTCGCAAGCTTGCCGCTCAACGCCCCAGTTGAGATCGAAGCCATCATCGAGGTTGCATAATGTCATCCCCTGAATGGCTCAAAAAACAGCCGATTGCACATCGCGGCCTCCACGACCTCAACAATACACGCTGGGAAAACACGCTTGCTGCATTTGCAGCAGCTGCAAAGGCGGGCTTTGCCATTGAGTGTGATGTTCACCTGACCAAAGACGGCGGCGTGATCGTTTTTCACGATGACGATCTTGAACGCCTCACAGGTCAGAAGGGCCGCATCAGCGATCTGACGCTTGCAGAAGCAACCGCTCTGAAAATTGGCGGTACAAATGACCACGCGCCATCGTTGCGCGAAATGCTTGATCTGGTTGCCGGTCGTGTTCCGGTTGTGATTGAGCTAAAAGGCATCGAAGGTCGCGATGACGGTCTTGTCGCAGCAGTTGCCAATGAATTAGCCGGTTACAAGGGCGAAGCTGCAATCATGTCATTCGACCATCATCTGGTTCGACTGTTTGCAAGCGATGCACCGGGTATTCCGGGCGGACTGACAGCCGAAGGCACACAGATGAAGCACTTCGAAGCGCATTTCTCAATGCTCGCGCATCAGATTTCCTTCGTATCCTATAATGTGCATCACCTGCCAAACCCATTCGTCAGTTTTGTGCGCGAAAAGCTCAATCTTCCGGTCATCAGCTGGACAGTACGCAATCCTGAAATGAAAACGCATAGCGATCAGAACGTGGATCAGATCACCTTCGAAGGCTTTGATCCACGCACATTGGTCTCCTAGCAGGATACTTCGCCATGAATGACGACGAAAGGCAGACTGAACAAAGCTTCGCTCTCCGGATCGTTGAAAGCGTTGGCGAATTTTCTGAATACGAATGGAACCGCCTTGCGGGAGCTTGCCCGCAAGGCGGAAATTACAATCCGTTTATTTCCCGCGCATTTCTTCTGGCTCTGGAACAATCAGGCTCAGTCTCTCAACAGGCTGGCTGGTTACCGCACTTTCTGCGGTTGGAAGATCATGAAGGCTATTTGATCGGCGCTGTTCCCAACTACTTAAAAGGCCATAGTCAGGGCGAATATGTCTTCGATCATGGCTGGGCAGATGCTTTTGAACGCGCAGGCGGACGTTACTACCCCAAGTTTCAAGCCTCTATTCCGTTTACGCCTGCAACCGGTCCGCGTTTGCTTCATCATCGGGAGTTTGAGCCAGAAGCTATTCAGGTTGCGCTCGCGACGGGGCTGCGGCAACTCACTGATCAAACAGGCGCTTCTTCTGCTCACGTTACATTCGCGCCTCAGACCGAGATTTCATCGCTCGAAGCAGCCGGATATCTGCATCGAACGGATCAGCAGTTTCACTTTATAAACAATGGCTTTTCTAATTATGATGATTTTCTGAACGAGCTTGTGTCAAGAAAACGAAAAGCGCTCAAAAAAGAACGCCGAGAAGCGGTTTCAGAAGGCATCGAAATCGACTGGCTGACGAGCAAGGAGCTGACGGAATCGGTTTGGGATGACTTTTATGAATTCTATATAGATACAGGGAGCCGCAAGTGGGGCCGCCCCTATCTCAACCGCAAGTTTTTCTCGCTGATTGGCGAGAGCATGGCCGACGATATTCTGCTGGTCATGGCGAAGCGTAATGGTCGTTACATTGCAGGCGCGATCAACTTCATCGGCAGTGACACGCTTTACGGTCGTCACTGGGGCTGCATTGAGGATCACCCCTATCTGCATTTCGAGGTTTGCTACCACCAAGCAATCGATTTTGCGATTGATCGGAAACTGAGTGTTGTCGAAGCCGGAGCGCAAGGTGAACACAAACTTGCGCGTGGCTATGTGCCTGTTACGACCCATTCCGCGCATTACATTGCGCATGAAGGTTTCCGCCGCGCTGTCAGCGAATATCTGGTACGTGAGCGACGAGAGGTCGATTATATCCATGCAGCACTCGAAGAGCACTCGCCTTTCAAGCACACATGAATACCCTGATAATTGATTGAAATGGAGAACAGCATGTCCGCCACCTATGATGACAACAACATCTTCGCAAAAATCCTGCGCGGCGAGATTCCTTCAACGCGCGTCTATGAAACGGATGATGTTGTGGCATTCATGGATGTCATGCCGCAAGGAACCGGCCATACGCTTGTTGTTCCAAAAGCACCGTCACGCAACCTACTTGATGCAAAGCCGGAAGCGCTCGCAGAAGCCATCAAAGCCGTGCAGAAAATAGCCAATGCCGTCAAGAAGGCTTTTGTCGCGGATGGCGTCACTGTCATTCAGTTCAATGAACCGGCAGCAGGACAAACCGTTTACCACCTGCATTTCCACGTCATTCCGCGTTTTGAAGGCGTGGAACTGAAACCGCACACCGGAAAAATGGAAGACACCGCTGTTCTTACAGCAAATGCTGAGAAAATCCGCGCAGCACTTTGATAAGAAACCGCTTTATAAGCTTAGAAGCCCTGTGACGAGCAGGGCTTCAGTCACGACAATTCCGACAAGTAAACGCTTTCCAGCAATGAGATAAGCAAAAAAGCCCGCCGCTGCCGATCCGACACGCAGCCACATGGGCGAGTTGGCAAGCTCCCCGTTCGGATAAAGAATGAGCTGCGCAATAACGCCCGCAACAAGTGCCGTAGCGACACAGCGCACGAATACCAGCGCTTCAGAATCTTCGCGGACCCTGCCCCCGACAATCACGCCCATCACGCGGAAAACATATGTTGGAAGAGCGCCTGCAAGCAGGATAAACAGAAGCGGCCACCACCAATCGGAGTAACTATCCCAATTCATAGAACAGGCTCCTTTGGATTGCGCGTACGGTGAAAGGCAAATGCGATTACGCCCCCACAACGCCAGTCATCAGAAGGTCATAGCCCGGCGCAAACTGGTGGAAGATCGGGAAAAGCACGATGCCCGAAACCATGGCAATCTGCCCTGCCCGCTCACGCGCCGAACGCCAAAGTGAAGTGAGAAAATACATCGGCGTGAGCATGAAAAGAGCCGCAAACACCACCGGTGGAAATGACGCCGACAGCGTATATACCAAGGCGACCACAAGCGCGTTCGTACCGACGAGTACTGTGCCAATTCCTGCAAAATAGCTGGTTCGCATATTGCGCGGCACATTACGCAGCTCTTCCATTGCCATAACCCAGGCCGTCACCGCCACAAAATGACAAAGGGCAGCAAGTGTCAGCTTGCGTGTTTTTGGGCCTTTTAACTCCGGTAAGAGCGCCACCACCATTGGCATCAGACGAACAGACGACAAGCCGACAGCCAAGGCCGCTGCGGGGATTGATGCCCCGGCACTGATCGCACCAATGAGTACCACCTTGGCGGGTAGAGCCCAGATGGTCAGGGTCATGAAGACAGCCTGTCCAACCGTTATGCCGCTTTCAATCGCCAGGCCGGAAAAGCCGATAAACGAACTCATCAGCAAAATGGCAGGTACGCTCACAATCCGGCGTGTACCACGCAAAAACCAGCCAAGATGGCCAGACTGTTCAGGCGATGATAATCCGGAAATAGATGAGCGACTCGCAGACATGATTGAGATTAGGCCATTTGCACGCAAACTTGCACCATGAAAAAGGCCCTTCTTGCGAAGGGCCTTTTGCAGTCCTTATTTTTTCCGCGGCACTTTAGGAACCGACGATTTCGCCGTCGAAGCCTTGGCGGCAGGCTTTGGCGCGGCCTCGTCCTTGCCAGCCAGAACCTTTTCCTTTTCAGCCTTCTTCGGTGCTGCCTTCTTGCGCACAGGCTGCTTCTTCTCAGCCGGAATATCCTTCTTAGGCGTAACCGGCTTGTCGGAAACAGTCTCGAGAGCAAGATCGGTCTTGCCGTCATCCTTCGTAATCACATCGACGCGAACCGTGCCGCCATGCTTGAGCTTGCCGAACAATACTTCATTGGCCAATGGCTTCTTGATGTGCTCCTGAATGACGCGAGCCAGCGGACGCGCGCCCATGCGCTCATCATAACCCTTGTCAGCAAGCCATGCGATAGCAGGCTCAGTCAGTTCGAATGTCACGCCACGTTCTGCCAGCTGTGCTTCGAGCTGCAGCACGAACTTCTGGACGACCTGATGAATGACCGGAACCGGCAGTGGTCCGAATGGAACGATCGCATCGAGACGGTTACGGAATTCCGGCGTGAACAGCCGGTTGATCGCTTCCATGTCGTCGCCTTCGCGCCGGGTCGAACCGAAACCAATCGCGGCCTTTGCCATATCGGCAGCACCGGCATTGGTGGTCATGATCAAAATCACGTTGCGGAAATCGATCTTCTTCCCGTTGTGATCGGTAAGCGAGCCATGATCCATAACCTGCAACAGAATGTTGTAGAGGTCTGGATGCGCCTTTTCGATTTCGTCAAGCAACAGCACGCAATGCGGATGCTGATCAACTCCATCGGTCAGAAGGCCACCCTGATCAAAGCCGACATATCCTGGAGGGGCACCGATCAAACGCGATACCGTATGGCGCTCCATGTATTCTGACATATCGAAACGAAGCAGTTCAACGCCCAGCGAAGAAGCAAGTTGCTTGGCAACTTCCGTTTTACCGACACCTGTTGGGCCGGAGAACAGATAGGAGCCGATTGGCTTGTCTGCTTCACGAAGGCCAGCACGCGCGAGTTTGATTGCAGACGAAAGCGCTTCAATCGCCAAGTCCTGACCATAGACCACACGCTTCAACTCGGCATCAAGATGTGCAAGCACCTGCTCGTCATCCTTCGAAACCGATTTCGGCGGAATCCGTGCCATGGTGGCGATTGTTGCTTCGATTTCCTTGACGCCAATGGTCTTCTTGCGCTTGTTCTCCGGCAGAAGCATCTGGCTCGCACCAGTTTCATCGATCACATCGATGGCTTTATCAGGCAACTTGCGGTCAGAGATATAGCGTGCGGAAAGCTCTACAGCCGACTTGATGGCATCAACAGTATATTTGACTTTATGGAAGTCTTCAAAATACGGCTTCAGACCCTTCATGATCTCAATCGCATCCGGGATCGATGGCTCATTGACATCAATCTTCTGGAAACGACGCACCAGAGCGCGGTCCTTCTCGAAGAACTGACGATACTCCTTATAGGTCGTCGAACCAATGCAACGGATCGCACCCGAAGAAAGCGCTGGCTTCAACAGGTTCGATGCGTCCATCGCACCGCCCGAAGTGGCACCTGCACCGATGACCGTGTGAATTTCATCGATGAACAGAACCGCACCCGGATATTCTTCGAGTTCTTTCACAACCTGTTTCAGGCGCTCTTCAAAATCACCCCGATAACGGGTGCCTGCAAGCAGTGTACCCATATCGAGCGAAAAGATCGTCGCGTCAGCAAGCGCTTCCGGCACATCGCCTTCCACGATTCGCTTTGCCAAACCTTCAGCAATCGCCGTTTTACCAACACCCGGATCACCCACATAAAGCGGATTGTTCTTGGAGCGTCGGCAAAGAACCTGAATCGTGCGACTGATCTCAGTGTCGCGTCCGATCAACGGATCAATACGACCCGCTTTGGCCTTTTCATTCAGATTGACGCAATAAGCAGTCAATGCATCCTGCTTTTTCTTTGCGCCTTCTTCCGGCTCCACGCTGGTGCGTTCTTCGCTCGCACTTTCAGCACCACGCGGCGTGCGCGGTTCGCTGCCCTGCGTGCGCTTGGAAATGCCATGCGAAATATAGTTCACAGCATCATAACGCGTCATCTGCTGCTCTTGCAGGAAGTAGGCAGCATGGCTTTCGCGTTCAGCGAAAATGGCAACCAAAACATTGGCGCCGGTCACTTCTTCTCGATTTGACGACTGAACATGAATGACAGCGCGCTGAATCACGCGCTGGAAAGCCGCCGTCGGCTTCGAATCTTCATCATAGCCAGTGACGAGATTGTCCAGTTCACGGTCAATATAATCGGTAACGATCTTCTTAAGATGCTCAAGATCGACGTTACAGGCGCGCATCACTGCGCCCGCATCCTGATCGTCGATCAGGGCAAGTAAAAGATGTTCGAGCGTGGCATATTCGTGATGCCGCTCGTTCGCGATGGTAAGCGCCTGATGCAGCGCCCTTTCAAGGCTGGGAGAAAACGATGGCATATGACCTCACTTTTTCTCCATTACACATTGTAATGGATGCTGGTTTTGGCGGGCAAAATCCATGACCTGACTAACCTTAGTCTCAGCAACTTCGTATGTGAATACGCCGCACTCACCGACACCATGATTATGGACATGCAACATGATACGCGTCGCGTCGTCCATGTCTTTTTGGAAAAAACGTTGCAGGACATGAATGACAAACTCCATAGGAGTATAGTCATCATTGAGAAGCAAAACGCGATAGAGACTTGGCTTCTTGGTTTTGGTCTGCGTGCGCGTGACCACAACGGTCCCATTATCGGGTCCGTTCCCGCCATTTGCCTTGCTTTGCATGACTGGATTTAAATGCCGCATGTAACCTATCACCCGATGCCCAACTCTATCGCCTGCTTGCCCCTTTATGTAGGGCGTCATACGGTGATTTTAAGCCCTTCCTTGCGACTTGCAACCGAGACTTCTTGCAAGTTGGCGCATTGACACATTTATCCGGGTCACTTCGTCGGAGTAACGAAAATTTGACCCCCCACTTACATGAGGCCTTACTCACAGAATTACGTATTTCTTGCGCACAACTTCACAGCTTGCCCATCAACTTTTTTTTAGAAATTATGAATAATGCGGTTACCATAAACGGATTGGTAACGCTGATGACATTAAGGTTCCCGAATTAGATTGCTGTGTGCCCTTTGTGCCGCAGCTCAAAAACCGGGATACAGGCAGGTCATTATCGTGCGTATAGCATTCAGTAACGTAGCATATGCCTTGAAAAGAGCGGCGCAAGCCACACTTCTTCTAGCTGTTGTAACAGGCTGCTCTACGGCCTCAACGACCGTTCCAGCTCTAGCCAATGACAGATATGCTGCCATTGTTGTCGATGCCAACACAGGTAAAACGCTGTTTGCATCAAACCCGGATGCAAAACGCTACCCTGCGTCGTTAACAAAGATGATGACGATCTATATGCTGCTTGAAGCTATTCAGACCGGTCGCATCAATAAAGATACACGTATTCCAGTCTCAGCCTATGCCGCAGCTCGCCCGCCGACAAAAATAGGCTTCAAAAAAGGCCAGACTATTCGCGTTGAAGATGCAATTCTTGCAATGGTGACAAAATCTGCCAATGACGTTGCAGCAGCATCGGGCGAATTCCTCGGCGGCTCAGAAGAGCGTTTTGCCCAGATGATGACTGCAAAAGCCCGTCGCCTTGGCATGAGCAACACCACATTCCGCAATGCATCCGGTCTACCAAACATGCAGCAGGTCACAACTGCGCGTGACATGGCGATTCTCAGTATCGCCCTTCGTCAGCATTTCCCACGCGACTTTGCATATTTTTCGCGTAGCAGCTTCGATTATCGCGGTCAGACCATTCGCGGTCACAACCGTCTTCTTGGCCGCATTGAAGGCGTTGATGGAATCAAGACCGGTTATACCAATGCATCCGGCTATAACCTTGCTTCGTCAGTCAATCTCGATGGACGTCGTATCGTAGCAGTCGTTATGGGTGGCAATACTGGCGCGAGCCGCGATGCACACATGGCGCAGCTTATTAAGAAGTACTTGCCAGCAGCAACGCGTGGCCGTGTATCTGAACCGCTTATTGCAATGCGTAGTGAAGTGCCTCAGGTCGTCGCCTCTGCGGCATTGCCAAAGGCTCGCAACGCGCCAGTTCCGGTTGCTCGTCAAGTTGCTGAGGTTGCGGACGTCATCAACAATGAATCGGGCGAAGGCGACGTCGAGCAGCCACAGGTGCTGGCGCTTGCAGCCCCTACCCAGCGCCCGGCAGCAATGGCCGCACAGGCAGCGGTTCGCCCAACGCCAAAGGCAGTAGTTCCTTCCGCACCAGTGCCACATGAAATTGACCCGGTCACAACAGCATCTGCACCAGCAGCATCTGGTGGCTGGGCCATTCAGGTCGGATCGCTGCCCAGCGAAGGTCAGGCCCGCGATATGCTGACCAAGGTTTCGTCGTCCGTTGGCGCTCCTCTGCGTTCGGCATCCCCCTACACCGAGACATTTGTGAAGGGTAACGCGACTTTCTACCGTGCCCGCTTTGTTGGCTTTTCTTCAAAGCAAGCCGCATGGGATGCATGCGCATCACTGAAAAAGAAGAACTTTGGCTGTTACGCGGTCGCAAACTAATGAACGCGGGAGAGTTCGCTCTCCCGCATAGCTTTAAACCCGAAATTTGTATTGCGTAGAGGGTTTCGAGATGTCGAATATGAACGAGACACTGACACAACATGCTTTGGCACCCAACCTGTGGACAGATGAGGCACACCGCCCGTCGGCACTCGGATCGCTGTTTTCAGTGCAAGCCTTGAAGCAAGCTGCACTTCGTATTGCCGACGTGCGCCACGGCAAGGCGTTTCATACGCGTGATCTGGTGGGCGTGCTGGTTAGCCACGCTGCCCGCAACCGCCGCATGGTTAAGCCACGCACGATGATGCGTATGACCTTACCCGTGACGGCTGATAAGGTGGCGGTTCGCCTCATAATCGAAAATTGATTTTAAAATTTTTCATCAAAAAAGCCTGCCAGTTCGGCAGGCTTTTTTATTTGGTCAGAGCAAACCCAAGGCCGCTAGTTCTTGTCGCAATTCGGATGGCAAAGCGGCTCTTCCCGACTTGCCTGACGCCTCATCAAGCGGAACTTCATTGTCATTGAGATAGCGCCAGCCCTGAAAAGCGCGGCGCGGCTGCCAATCCGTCGGATGGATTTTAGGTTCCAGCACCAAATGACAGCGATTGATGCCCTGCTCATCCGTAAACGGTCGT
This genomic stretch from Brucella pseudogrignonensis harbors:
- the eipB gene encoding cell envelope integrity protein EipB; its protein translation is MHFFRMAFVASGAAVCVWGGVANAASTVSLIPHRAVYDLTLDRADEKSGISGLTGRMVYEFNGSACEGYTTNFRFVTRIDMDEQPQRVTDQQTTSFESADGKDFRFANKTFVDKELVKEVRGDAKVEGGKTVVALSKPKEDKLDLKATQFPTTHMEELIAKATAGEKFYQTTLYDASEDADRVVATTVVVGKEQEAKNDETKAMGKFTKDNVWPVTISYFDDKEKQDGLPIYRINFKLYKNGITRDLTMDYGDFSMRGKLVKLDLYDDNATNADCK
- a CDS encoding RidA family protein, with the translated sequence MTDTIDSRLQNLGITLPEAAAPAANYVPFAQTGSLLLTSGQLPLENGKLVHTGQIGDALTVAHGQAAARACAVNILAQAKAALGDLNKIKRIVKITVFVSSTADFVEQHLVANGASDLLVAVLGDAGKHARSAVGVASLPLNAPVEIEAIIEVA
- a CDS encoding glycerophosphodiester phosphodiesterase, whose product is MSSPEWLKKQPIAHRGLHDLNNTRWENTLAAFAAAAKAGFAIECDVHLTKDGGVIVFHDDDLERLTGQKGRISDLTLAEATALKIGGTNDHAPSLREMLDLVAGRVPVVIELKGIEGRDDGLVAAVANELAGYKGEAAIMSFDHHLVRLFASDAPGIPGGLTAEGTQMKHFEAHFSMLAHQISFVSYNVHHLPNPFVSFVREKLNLPVISWTVRNPEMKTHSDQNVDQITFEGFDPRTLVS
- a CDS encoding GNAT family N-acetyltransferase: MNDDERQTEQSFALRIVESVGEFSEYEWNRLAGACPQGGNYNPFISRAFLLALEQSGSVSQQAGWLPHFLRLEDHEGYLIGAVPNYLKGHSQGEYVFDHGWADAFERAGGRYYPKFQASIPFTPATGPRLLHHREFEPEAIQVALATGLRQLTDQTGASSAHVTFAPQTEISSLEAAGYLHRTDQQFHFINNGFSNYDDFLNELVSRKRKALKKERREAVSEGIEIDWLTSKELTESVWDDFYEFYIDTGSRKWGRPYLNRKFFSLIGESMADDILLVMAKRNGRYIAGAINFIGSDTLYGRHWGCIEDHPYLHFEVCYHQAIDFAIDRKLSVVEAGAQGEHKLARGYVPVTTHSAHYIAHEGFRRAVSEYLVRERREVDYIHAALEEHSPFKHT
- a CDS encoding HIT family protein, with protein sequence MSATYDDNNIFAKILRGEIPSTRVYETDDVVAFMDVMPQGTGHTLVVPKAPSRNLLDAKPEALAEAIKAVQKIANAVKKAFVADGVTVIQFNEPAAGQTVYHLHFHVIPRFEGVELKPHTGKMEDTAVLTANAEKIRAAL
- a CDS encoding AzlD domain-containing protein; its protein translation is MNWDSYSDWWWPLLFILLAGALPTYVFRVMGVIVGGRVREDSEALVFVRCVATALVAGVIAQLILYPNGELANSPMWLRVGSAAAGFFAYLIAGKRLLVGIVVTEALLVTGLLSL
- the clpA gene encoding ATP-dependent Clp protease ATP-binding subunit ClpA, whose amino-acid sequence is MPSFSPSLERALHQALTIANERHHEYATLEHLLLALIDDQDAGAVMRACNVDLEHLKKIVTDYIDRELDNLVTGYDEDSKPTAAFQRVIQRAVIHVQSSNREEVTGANVLVAIFAERESHAAYFLQEQQMTRYDAVNYISHGISKRTQGSEPRTPRGAESASEERTSVEPEEGAKKKQDALTAYCVNLNEKAKAGRIDPLIGRDTEISRTIQVLCRRSKNNPLYVGDPGVGKTAIAEGLAKRIVEGDVPEALADATIFSLDMGTLLAGTRYRGDFEERLKQVVKELEEYPGAVLFIDEIHTVIGAGATSGGAMDASNLLKPALSSGAIRCIGSTTYKEYRQFFEKDRALVRRFQKIDVNEPSIPDAIEIMKGLKPYFEDFHKVKYTVDAIKSAVELSARYISDRKLPDKAIDVIDETGASQMLLPENKRKKTIGVKEIEATIATMARIPPKSVSKDDEQVLAHLDAELKRVVYGQDLAIEALSSAIKLARAGLREADKPIGSYLFSGPTGVGKTEVAKQLASSLGVELLRFDMSEYMERHTVSRLIGAPPGYVGFDQGGLLTDGVDQHPHCVLLLDEIEKAHPDLYNILLQVMDHGSLTDHNGKKIDFRNVILIMTTNAGAADMAKAAIGFGSTRREGDDMEAINRLFTPEFRNRLDAIVPFGPLPVPVIHQVVQKFVLQLEAQLAERGVTFELTEPAIAWLADKGYDERMGARPLARVIQEHIKKPLANEVLFGKLKHGGTVRVDVITKDDGKTDLALETVSDKPVTPKKDIPAEKKQPVRKKAAPKKAEKEKVLAGKDEAAPKPAAKASTAKSSVPKVPRKK
- the clpS gene encoding ATP-dependent Clp protease adapter ClpS; this translates as MRHLNPVMQSKANGGNGPDNGTVVVTRTQTKTKKPSLYRVLLLNDDYTPMEFVIHVLQRFFQKDMDDATRIMLHVHNHGVGECGVFTYEVAETKVSQVMDFARQNQHPLQCVMEKK
- a CDS encoding D-alanyl-D-alanine carboxypeptidase, with amino-acid sequence MRIAFSNVAYALKRAAQATLLLAVVTGCSTASTTVPALANDRYAAIVVDANTGKTLFASNPDAKRYPASLTKMMTIYMLLEAIQTGRINKDTRIPVSAYAAARPPTKIGFKKGQTIRVEDAILAMVTKSANDVAAASGEFLGGSEERFAQMMTAKARRLGMSNTTFRNASGLPNMQQVTTARDMAILSIALRQHFPRDFAYFSRSSFDYRGQTIRGHNRLLGRIEGVDGIKTGYTNASGYNLASSVNLDGRRIVAVVMGGNTGASRDAHMAQLIKKYLPAATRGRVSEPLIAMRSEVPQVVASAALPKARNAPVPVARQVAEVADVINNESGEGDVEQPQVLALAAPTQRPAAMAAQAAVRPTPKAVVPSAPVPHEIDPVTTASAPAASGGWAIQVGSLPSEGQARDMLTKVSSSVGAPLRSASPYTETFVKGNATFYRARFVGFSSKQAAWDACASLKKKNFGCYAVAN